The following proteins are encoded in a genomic region of Natronorubrum halophilum:
- a CDS encoding helix-turn-helix domain-containing protein — MSTIAELTVPAVEFALCQTLEATEDLDVEIERVVAYDPGHVMPYVWFAGDESTLAELDALLEDDPSVEEYELLTDLDDERLYRLNWVDNVTVMIHLLTEEKATVLDASVEGQQWRFRVLFPERDSLSSTYEFATEQGLTIDIRKIHQMEDNRHSRYGLTDSQYETLVEALERGYYQIPREMDMEHLSNELDISHQALSERLRRAHRTLVEEVIDVGKEEDESA; from the coding sequence ATGAGTACGATCGCCGAACTGACCGTTCCCGCGGTGGAGTTTGCACTCTGTCAGACGCTCGAGGCGACCGAAGACCTCGATGTCGAGATCGAACGCGTCGTCGCGTACGACCCCGGCCACGTGATGCCGTACGTCTGGTTCGCCGGCGACGAGTCGACGCTGGCGGAACTCGACGCCCTCCTCGAAGACGATCCGAGCGTCGAGGAGTACGAACTGTTGACCGACCTCGACGACGAGCGCCTCTATCGGCTGAACTGGGTCGACAACGTCACCGTCATGATACATCTGTTAACCGAAGAGAAGGCGACGGTGCTCGACGCGAGCGTCGAGGGCCAGCAGTGGCGGTTTCGCGTCCTCTTTCCCGAACGGGATTCGCTCTCGAGTACCTACGAGTTCGCGACCGAGCAGGGGTTGACGATCGACATTCGGAAGATCCACCAGATGGAGGACAACCGCCACAGCCGGTACGGCCTGACCGACTCCCAGTACGAGACGCTGGTCGAAGCCCTCGAGCGCGGTTACTACCAGATCCCCCGCGAGATGGACATGGAGCACCTCTCGAACGAACTCGACATCTCCCACCAGGCGCTGTCCGAACGGCTGCGACGCGCCCACCGGACGCTCGTCGAGGAAGTAATCGACGTCGGGAAAGAGGAAGACGAGAGCGCATAA
- a CDS encoding RtcB family protein encodes MSDTTFDADGITLEKVREYVWEIPREGDMRVPARVLASEALLEEIEDDKTLEQIKNTTHLPGITKHAICMPDGHQGYGFPVGGVGALDAENGCISPGAVGYDINCGVRMMRTNLTYDELQGHEEELVDSLFTNVPSGLGGGGIVEAGVDTIDEILARGVDWALENGHAVEEDLLHCEDEGMREGADPEKVSQKAKDRGKNQIGSLGSGNHFLEVQRVTDVFDEDVGAAYGLEEDQIVVLIHCGSRGLGHQTCNDYLRKIEKQHQGLLNQLPDKELAAAPAGSQLAEDYYGAMNAAINFAWVNRQLIMHRTRKVFERVFDRSWREMEMDLLYDVAHNIAKKETHTVNDNGDERELYVHRKGATRAFPAGHPEVPSAYRDVGQPVIIPGSMGAGSYVLRGGEHSMDLTFGSTAHGAGRLMSRTQAKDEFWGGDVQQDLEDQDQIYVKAQSGATIAEEAPGVYKDVDEVVRVSDELGIGDRVARTFPVCNIKG; translated from the coding sequence ATGAGCGATACCACGTTCGACGCCGACGGCATCACGCTCGAGAAAGTGCGTGAGTACGTCTGGGAGATCCCGCGGGAGGGCGACATGCGCGTTCCGGCGCGAGTGCTCGCGAGCGAAGCCCTTTTAGAGGAGATCGAGGACGACAAGACCCTCGAGCAGATCAAAAACACGACTCACCTGCCCGGAATCACGAAGCACGCGATCTGTATGCCCGACGGCCATCAGGGCTACGGCTTCCCGGTGGGTGGCGTCGGCGCGCTCGACGCCGAAAACGGCTGCATCTCGCCGGGTGCGGTCGGTTACGACATCAATTGCGGCGTCCGAATGATGCGGACGAACCTGACCTACGACGAGTTACAGGGCCACGAGGAGGAACTCGTCGACTCGCTGTTCACCAACGTTCCGTCGGGGCTCGGCGGCGGTGGCATCGTCGAAGCCGGCGTCGACACGATTGACGAGATCCTCGCCCGCGGCGTCGACTGGGCGCTCGAGAACGGTCACGCCGTCGAGGAAGATCTGCTCCACTGCGAGGACGAGGGGATGCGCGAGGGGGCGGACCCCGAGAAGGTGAGCCAGAAGGCCAAAGACCGCGGCAAGAACCAGATCGGATCGCTCGGATCGGGGAATCACTTCCTCGAGGTCCAGCGCGTCACCGACGTCTTCGACGAGGACGTCGGCGCGGCGTACGGCCTCGAGGAGGACCAGATCGTCGTCCTGATCCACTGCGGGTCGCGCGGATTGGGCCACCAGACGTGCAACGACTACCTGCGAAAGATCGAGAAGCAACACCAGGGGCTGTTGAATCAGCTCCCGGACAAGGAACTCGCGGCCGCGCCCGCGGGCTCACAGCTCGCCGAGGATTACTACGGGGCGATGAACGCGGCGATCAACTTCGCGTGGGTCAACCGGCAGCTGATCATGCACCGGACGCGAAAGGTCTTCGAGCGGGTCTTCGATCGGTCGTGGCGGGAGATGGAGATGGATCTCCTGTACGACGTGGCACACAACATCGCGAAGAAGGAGACCCACACGGTCAACGACAACGGCGACGAACGGGAACTCTACGTCCACCGCAAGGGCGCGACGCGGGCGTTCCCCGCGGGCCACCCCGAGGTCCCGTCGGCCTACCGCGACGTCGGTCAGCCGGTGATCATCCCCGGCAGCATGGGCGCTGGCAGCTACGTCCTCCGAGGCGGCGAGCACTCGATGGATCTCACCTTCGGCTCGACGGCCCACGGTGCCGGCCGACTGATGAGTCGCACGCAGGCCAAAGACGAGTTCTGGGGCGGCGACGTCCAACAGGACCTCGAGGACCAGGACCAGATTTACGTCAAGGCCCAGTCCGGTGCGACCATCGCGGAGGAGGCCCCCGGCGTCTACAAGGACGTCGACGAGGTCGTTCGCGTCTCGGACGAACTCGGCATCGGCGACAGGGTGGCGCGGACGTTCCCCGTGTGTAACATCAAGGGATAG
- a CDS encoding GNAT family N-acetyltransferase yields MSVNIDSRVVTPGSDDFVDEAWQLKEEINRREGVLKQRQNFFTNAYRRSKVHCYVQDGKLVGFAAVRRDGYILFLAVSPEIRGEGIGKQLVARVAEDHDTITCHARTSNENALQFYEHLGFEIKRRIDDYYEDGGDAYYLKLGTDVGITDKISELMRR; encoded by the coding sequence GTGAGCGTCAATATCGACAGTCGCGTCGTCACGCCGGGGAGTGACGACTTCGTCGACGAAGCCTGGCAGCTCAAAGAGGAGATCAACCGTCGGGAAGGCGTCCTCAAACAGCGACAGAACTTCTTTACGAATGCCTACCGCCGCTCCAAGGTTCACTGTTACGTACAGGACGGGAAACTGGTGGGCTTCGCTGCCGTTCGACGCGACGGCTACATTCTCTTTCTGGCGGTCTCCCCCGAGATCCGCGGCGAAGGGATCGGAAAGCAACTCGTCGCGCGCGTAGCGGAGGATCACGATACGATCACGTGTCACGCGCGGACGAGCAACGAAAACGCCCTCCAGTTCTACGAACACCTCGGCTTCGAGATCAAACGCCGCATCGACGACTACTACGAGGACGGCGGCGACGCCTACTACCTCAAACTCGGCACCGACGTCGGCATCACCGACAAGATCTCGGAACTGATGCGGCGCTGA
- the bcp gene encoding thioredoxin-dependent thiol peroxidase → MLDVGDEAPEFELPNQHGDIVRRSDFEGERLVLYFYPRANTDGCTTEACEFNDSQSRFADYDASVVGISDDPVDDIDSFAEEYDLEFDLLSDELGEVATLYDSYGEKQMFGNTFDGVFRNTYLVGPDGRIEAVYEGVSPEGHAEEVLEELEAKSAEVTS, encoded by the coding sequence ATGCTCGACGTCGGCGACGAAGCACCCGAGTTCGAACTGCCAAACCAGCACGGCGATATCGTCCGCCGATCCGATTTCGAGGGCGAGCGACTCGTCCTGTACTTTTACCCGCGTGCGAACACCGACGGGTGCACCACCGAAGCCTGCGAGTTCAACGATTCGCAATCGCGCTTCGCCGACTACGACGCTTCCGTCGTCGGTATCAGCGACGATCCGGTCGACGACATCGATTCTTTCGCCGAAGAGTACGACCTCGAGTTCGACCTGCTCTCGGACGAACTCGGCGAGGTCGCGACGCTGTACGACTCCTACGGCGAAAAGCAGATGTTCGGAAACACCTTCGACGGCGTCTTCAGAAACACCTACCTCGTCGGCCCCGACGGTCGTATCGAGGCCGTGTACGAGGGCGTCTCGCCGGAGGGACACGCAGAGGAGGTGCTCGAGGAACTCGAGGCGAAATCGGCGGAAGTGACCTCGTAA
- the moaA gene encoding GTP 3',8-cyclase MoaA, which translates to MLTDEFGREVTGVRVSLTDRCNFDCVYCHNEGLGDTRGPMDPQNDEMSADDVVRFLEVAAEFDVDAVKFTGGEPMLRQDLEEIIERTPDQMEVSLTTNGSFLPGRAEALVDAGLERVNVSQDALDPKDFAAITKSGAYDKVLEGVEAALEAGLDPVKLNMVVFEHTAGYVPEMVDHVAENDGLQLQLIEYMPELTGKPEWNIDIQRVHDWLEERADEVEHREMHDRKRYWISTDERSSSSDDAGGGMVEIVDPVENPTFCANCHRVRVTHEGYLKGCLNRNDDLKPMGEMTKPEIREAYREVVANRVPYYGEYMVKNGDDEWEVNDKYIGEYAEI; encoded by the coding sequence ATGCTCACCGACGAGTTCGGACGCGAGGTGACCGGGGTCCGAGTCTCGCTCACCGATCGGTGTAACTTTGACTGTGTTTACTGTCACAACGAGGGGCTGGGCGACACCCGCGGTCCGATGGATCCACAGAACGACGAGATGTCGGCCGACGACGTCGTTCGGTTTCTCGAGGTGGCCGCCGAGTTCGACGTCGACGCCGTCAAGTTCACCGGCGGCGAGCCGATGCTCCGACAGGATCTCGAGGAGATCATCGAACGAACACCCGATCAGATGGAGGTCTCGCTGACGACCAACGGCAGCTTCCTCCCCGGGCGCGCCGAGGCCCTCGTCGACGCCGGTCTCGAGCGGGTCAACGTCTCCCAGGACGCGCTCGATCCGAAGGACTTCGCCGCCATCACCAAGAGCGGTGCCTACGACAAGGTCCTCGAGGGGGTCGAGGCCGCCCTCGAGGCGGGATTAGATCCAGTCAAACTCAACATGGTCGTCTTCGAGCACACCGCGGGTTACGTGCCGGAGATGGTCGACCACGTCGCCGAGAACGACGGCCTCCAGCTCCAGCTGATCGAGTACATGCCCGAACTGACCGGCAAGCCGGAGTGGAACATCGACATTCAGCGAGTTCACGACTGGCTCGAGGAACGGGCCGACGAGGTCGAACACCGGGAGATGCACGATCGGAAGCGCTACTGGATCAGTACCGACGAGCGGAGTTCCTCGTCGGACGACGCCGGCGGCGGGATGGTCGAAATCGTCGATCCGGTCGAGAACCCGACGTTCTGTGCGAACTGCCACCGCGTCCGGGTGACCCACGAGGGCTACCTGAAGGGCTGTCTCAACCGGAACGACGACCTCAAACCGATGGGCGAGATGACGAAACCCGAGATTCGGGAGGCGTACCGCGAGGTCGTCGCGAACCGGGTCCCCTACTACGGCGAGTACATGGTCAAAAACGGCGACGACGAGTGGGAGGTCAACGACAAGTACATCGGAGAGTACGCCGAGATCTGA
- a CDS encoding alpha/beta fold hydrolase, producing MEEVYTTAVENLGIEVDERYVETRHGDTHVLLAGPENGEPVVVFHGGNATNPLTLDWYSDLAEEYRLIAPDTIGQPGYSDETQVDPGGDEYGEWVVDLLDAFDVQAAPMIGTSYGGGIVLRTGALAPERIESAVLVVPAGFGTGPIIPVMKVGFPAILYRFLGFEWLLDRTLTAMVTRPDPDPIVRETIAASLRNVNLEREFPTAAADELGGFTAPVALFVAEHDPFFPPETIVPRARSHLPGLSKTAVLDGEKHILSPEAQEKVTTSVSKFIGE from the coding sequence ATGGAGGAGGTCTACACCACCGCCGTCGAGAACCTCGGAATCGAAGTCGACGAGCGATACGTCGAGACGCGGCATGGTGACACGCACGTCCTCTTAGCGGGACCGGAAAACGGAGAGCCAGTCGTCGTCTTCCACGGGGGGAACGCCACGAATCCGCTGACACTGGATTGGTACAGCGATCTCGCTGAAGAATACAGACTGATTGCACCGGACACCATCGGGCAACCAGGATACAGCGACGAGACGCAGGTCGATCCAGGAGGGGATGAGTACGGTGAGTGGGTCGTCGACCTCCTCGATGCGTTCGACGTCCAGGCGGCTCCGATGATCGGCACTTCCTACGGCGGCGGCATCGTCCTCCGAACCGGTGCGCTCGCACCAGAGAGAATCGAAAGCGCGGTACTGGTCGTTCCGGCAGGATTCGGGACCGGCCCGATCATCCCGGTGATGAAAGTCGGTTTTCCCGCAATACTGTACCGTTTCCTCGGGTTCGAGTGGCTGTTAGATCGGACACTCACCGCGATGGTCACGCGTCCCGATCCCGATCCGATCGTGCGAGAGACTATCGCCGCTTCACTGCGGAACGTGAACCTTGAGCGGGAGTTCCCCACCGCCGCTGCTGACGAACTCGGCGGATTCACCGCACCAGTCGCGTTGTTCGTCGCCGAGCACGATCCGTTTTTCCCGCCCGAGACGATCGTCCCTCGCGCCCGTTCCCACCTACCCGGCCTCTCAAAGACGGCGGTACTGGATGGGGAGAAGCATATCCTCTCACCGGAGGCTCAGGAGAAGGTGACTACGTCCGTCTCCAAATTTATCGGCGAGTGA
- a CDS encoding archease: MTQERGRRFELQDHTADIAVEAAGDSLEEVFAAVADGLAAASCDEIAAETGEVFSLSVTAESREALLFDYLDELIYLRDVRAELPVDHRVETIGRPTDRRDGEDTDADDWSLEASARGVPLAELDAREVKAVTYSEMRLERASGADDEDWEAYVVFDV, from the coding sequence ATGACACAGGAACGAGGCCGACGGTTCGAACTCCAGGATCACACGGCCGACATCGCCGTCGAGGCGGCCGGCGACTCGCTCGAGGAGGTCTTCGCCGCCGTCGCCGACGGGCTGGCGGCCGCCTCGTGCGACGAAATCGCCGCGGAGACGGGCGAGGTTTTTTCGCTTTCGGTAACCGCGGAGAGCCGTGAGGCCCTGCTGTTCGATTATCTGGACGAACTGATTTACCTGCGAGACGTCCGCGCGGAACTGCCGGTCGATCACCGCGTCGAGACGATCGGAAGACCGACGGATCGGCGGGACGGTGAGGATACCGACGCCGACGACTGGTCGCTCGAGGCCAGCGCCCGCGGCGTCCCCCTCGCCGAACTCGACGCCCGCGAAGTGAAGGCCGTGACGTACTCCGAGATGCGACTCGAGCGCGCGTCCGGAGCCGACGACGAGGACTGGGAGGCGTACGTCGTCTTCGACGTGTGA
- a CDS encoding DUF7519 family protein, with amino-acid sequence MTAAEAGGETVTRRPTLILSGVAAAGVLLALLAVGAGTTVGLAVGSVGAVVFVVGLVRVSPPALDTGAVLLFVGLVVGGLEQTAVEPTVIGTMATVVAWDLGHSAVDLGAQLGREAGTSRLEAVHAVSSLTVGLLSGTVGYAVYLVGGGSQPVAAAVLLLLAAVLFTVGLGTQRS; translated from the coding sequence ATGACCGCGGCGGAAGCCGGCGGTGAGACGGTGACTCGACGGCCCACCCTGATCCTCAGCGGGGTGGCCGCCGCGGGCGTCTTGCTCGCCCTTCTCGCGGTCGGCGCGGGAACGACCGTCGGCCTCGCCGTCGGCTCCGTCGGGGCCGTCGTCTTCGTTGTCGGACTCGTCCGCGTCAGTCCGCCAGCGCTCGACACCGGTGCCGTACTGCTCTTCGTGGGGCTCGTCGTCGGCGGCCTCGAGCAGACGGCGGTCGAACCGACGGTCATCGGGACGATGGCGACCGTCGTGGCGTGGGACCTCGGCCACAGCGCCGTCGACCTCGGCGCACAACTCGGCCGGGAGGCGGGAACCAGCCGGCTCGAGGCGGTCCACGCCGTCTCGAGTCTGACGGTCGGATTGCTGTCGGGGACCGTCGGCTACGCCGTCTATCTCGTCGGCGGCGGCAGTCAGCCGGTCGCCGCCGCCGTGTTGCTGTTGCTCGCCGCCGTTCTGTTCACGGTCGGGCTCGGCACACAACGGTCCTGA
- a CDS encoding DedA family protein, with protein sequence MIDSLIDASFSFLLAFGLPAVFVVFVFKGAIVGKPLPTSVFLPGYIFAISASRRTIALVVLVASLGYTCGQVLVYAIAARWGIEGVRSLPGVTISDEQVARSNRLFRRYSGAGIFVTNLVPYVGSFILIPAGIASYPLGRATVYAFVSTVLNYVLIVWIVVGSVQFVAGL encoded by the coding sequence ATGATCGACTCCCTGATCGACGCCAGTTTCTCGTTCCTGCTCGCGTTCGGCTTACCGGCGGTGTTCGTGGTCTTCGTCTTCAAGGGTGCGATCGTCGGTAAACCCCTGCCGACCTCGGTCTTTCTCCCCGGGTACATCTTTGCGATATCGGCCTCGCGCCGAACGATCGCGCTCGTCGTCCTGGTCGCCTCGCTCGGCTACACCTGCGGGCAGGTGCTCGTCTACGCGATCGCCGCCCGCTGGGGGATTGAGGGGGTCCGATCGCTGCCAGGCGTAACGATCTCCGACGAGCAGGTGGCGCGATCGAACCGGCTGTTCCGGCGGTACAGCGGGGCCGGAATCTTCGTCACCAACTTGGTGCCGTACGTCGGGAGTTTCATCCTCATTCCGGCGGGGATCGCCTCCTATCCGCTCGGCCGAGCGACGGTGTACGCGTTCGTGTCGACGGTGCTGAACTACGTGCTCATCGTCTGGATCGTCGTCGGGTCCGTCCAGTTCGTCGCCGGGCTCTGA
- a CDS encoding DUF58 domain-containing protein, with protein MNARRVAVSLGIAVLLCALAVSAGALEFSMARGTIVLVGLLAVGIGLSAFTRGYNTRSRTDTPDPERRSGVPAPGRSLSAAADEFREPMTGYVANGRRLTIALKSAAVAALTRFEGDSTDQASRRLEDGTWTDDPIAAAFLSDSLETPTRSLRTRLASVVSGDGETAFQSNVRHTVRAITAIRNDRSAADGDRPLPEYEYDPDVRGDPYDRTRAGGSGSNPQLQTRTTTDSVDGVEPRRRRSTDHWTGIGAVALFAVGVGAVAESPAVVLAGVVGVGYAGFARALEPPELDLSLERSVSDDDPEPGDELEVVLTIENESDAFVPDLRIVDGVPASLAVTDGSSRLGTALRPGEAVTLEYTVTARRGSHEFDPALVLARDLSRSTEREFLIDAETTVVCEPSMRPLATAVPLRAATTSFAGRVRTVDGGSGTTIHSVREYRRSDPLNRVDWNRHAKTGELATLEFHEERAARVVVLVDARLAAYRAPTPDAAHAVDRSVDAAGRIGASLFAAGETVGLAAIGPLIWDETDPSGTDPCWLPPASGRHHEVRFQEALATHPQFATLPPDHECRWRRQLRRIRRRLPSDTQIIFLTPLCDDGSVGIARQLEAHGHPVTVVSPDPTADRTVGHQLARVARHLRRVDLERARTPVIDWPDDDTLDTAIARHAGGRR; from the coding sequence ATGAACGCCCGCCGCGTCGCCGTCTCGCTCGGGATCGCCGTCCTCCTCTGTGCGCTCGCCGTCAGTGCGGGCGCACTCGAGTTCAGTATGGCTCGGGGGACCATCGTGCTCGTCGGCCTCCTCGCCGTCGGGATCGGACTATCCGCGTTCACTCGCGGGTACAACACCCGTTCTCGAACCGACACTCCTGACCCCGAACGGCGAAGCGGGGTCCCCGCTCCCGGTCGATCGCTTTCGGCTGCAGCCGACGAGTTCCGTGAGCCGATGACGGGCTACGTCGCCAACGGCCGTCGGCTCACCATCGCACTCAAGTCGGCTGCAGTCGCCGCCCTGACCCGATTCGAGGGGGACTCGACCGACCAGGCCAGCCGTCGGCTCGAGGACGGCACGTGGACCGACGATCCGATCGCAGCCGCCTTCCTCTCCGACAGTCTCGAGACTCCGACGCGGTCGCTCCGAACCCGCCTCGCGTCAGTCGTCAGCGGCGATGGCGAAACCGCGTTTCAGTCCAACGTTCGTCACACCGTACGGGCCATTACCGCGATCCGAAACGATCGGTCGGCTGCCGACGGCGATCGTCCGCTTCCCGAGTACGAATACGATCCGGACGTGCGCGGGGACCCGTACGATCGAACTCGAGCGGGCGGATCCGGGTCGAACCCCCAGCTACAGACGCGGACGACGACCGATTCTGTCGACGGCGTCGAACCCCGTCGGCGGCGTTCGACCGACCACTGGACCGGTATCGGTGCCGTTGCACTCTTCGCCGTCGGCGTCGGGGCAGTCGCCGAGTCCCCCGCCGTCGTCCTCGCGGGCGTCGTCGGCGTCGGTTACGCCGGCTTCGCTCGCGCGCTCGAGCCCCCCGAACTCGACCTCTCCCTCGAGCGGTCGGTGAGCGATGACGACCCGGAACCGGGCGACGAACTCGAGGTCGTCCTCACGATCGAGAACGAGAGCGACGCGTTCGTTCCCGATCTCCGGATCGTCGACGGCGTCCCCGCGAGTCTGGCCGTCACCGACGGCTCGAGTCGGCTCGGAACCGCGCTTCGACCCGGCGAGGCCGTCACGCTCGAGTACACCGTCACGGCTCGACGGGGCAGTCACGAGTTCGATCCAGCGCTCGTGCTCGCCCGAGACCTCTCGCGATCGACGGAACGCGAGTTCCTCATCGACGCGGAGACGACGGTCGTCTGTGAGCCGTCGATGCGTCCGCTCGCCACGGCAGTTCCGCTTCGGGCGGCCACGACCTCGTTCGCCGGCCGAGTGCGGACGGTCGACGGCGGTTCCGGGACGACGATCCACTCCGTTCGGGAGTACCGGCGGAGCGATCCGCTCAACCGAGTCGACTGGAATCGCCACGCCAAGACCGGCGAACTCGCCACCCTCGAGTTCCACGAGGAGCGGGCCGCTCGCGTGGTCGTGCTGGTCGACGCTCGACTGGCGGCCTACCGCGCGCCAACACCCGATGCGGCCCACGCCGTCGATCGATCCGTCGACGCCGCGGGGCGGATCGGCGCGTCCCTGTTCGCGGCGGGGGAAACCGTCGGTCTCGCCGCGATCGGCCCGCTCATCTGGGATGAAACTGACCCGTCGGGAACCGACCCGTGCTGGCTCCCGCCGGCGTCGGGTCGCCACCACGAGGTCCGGTTCCAGGAGGCGCTGGCGACGCATCCCCAGTTCGCGACGCTCCCGCCGGACCACGAGTGTCGGTGGCGAAGACAGCTCCGACGGATCCGGCGGCGGCTTCCGAGCGATACGCAGATCATCTTCCTGACGCCGCTTTGCGACGACGGCAGCGTCGGTATCGCCCGCCAACTCGAGGCACACGGCCATCCGGTAACGGTCGTCAGTCCGGATCCCACGGCCGATCGAACCGTGGGTCACCAACTGGCGCGCGTCGCTCGGCACCTTCGACGGGTCGACCTCGAGCGTGCGCGGACCCCGGTCATCGACTGGCCCGACGACGACACTCTCGATACGGCCATCGCACGACACGCGGGTGGTCGACGATGA
- the priS gene encoding DNA primase small subunit PriS, giving the protein MEERTRAYLRGRFRDHYRRTEITPPPAANEREWGFIPWTEGPETTMVRHRSLLELGDISEFLVRKRPQHVYFSAGRFCDPGASSMAEKDWQSADLVFDLDADHLPSVTLGEDSYAEMLAKCKDALLRLLEFLESDFGFENLEIVFSGGRGYHVHVRDENVLHLEREHRREIVDYVRGIGLDFEELIETETVAGLGRKTPTERRTLEIEGGWGARTHAHLMDYIDDLLALEEAGALARLQEFDGIGEGKATATLNAARNNREQLEAGNVTVHTAVAQLAERFADQAVERDNAPIDEPVTTDTNRLIRLPGSLHGGSGLETVRLERDEIAGFDPLDDAVPETFRGHEITVDVTDGGEVELGGDSFTVAEGDQSVPEYVAVFLMARGRAEKEKE; this is encoded by the coding sequence ATGGAGGAGCGAACGAGAGCCTATCTTCGAGGGCGATTTCGTGATCACTACCGGCGGACGGAGATTACGCCGCCACCCGCGGCCAACGAACGCGAGTGGGGGTTCATCCCCTGGACGGAAGGCCCCGAGACGACGATGGTCCGCCACCGTTCGCTGCTCGAACTAGGCGATATCTCGGAGTTCCTCGTTCGGAAACGTCCACAACACGTCTACTTCTCCGCGGGTCGCTTTTGCGACCCCGGCGCGAGTTCGATGGCTGAGAAGGACTGGCAGTCCGCCGATCTCGTCTTCGACCTGGACGCCGATCACCTGCCGAGCGTGACCCTCGGCGAGGACTCCTACGCCGAGATGCTCGCGAAGTGTAAGGACGCGCTCCTCCGACTCCTCGAGTTCCTCGAGAGCGATTTCGGCTTCGAGAACCTCGAGATCGTCTTCTCGGGCGGTCGCGGCTATCACGTCCACGTCCGCGACGAGAACGTTCTGCACCTGGAACGAGAGCACCGCCGCGAGATCGTCGACTACGTTCGCGGCATCGGGCTGGACTTCGAGGAGTTGATCGAGACCGAAACCGTCGCCGGGCTCGGCCGAAAGACGCCGACGGAGCGACGAACGCTCGAGATCGAGGGGGGCTGGGGAGCCCGCACGCACGCCCACCTGATGGACTACATCGACGACCTGCTCGCCCTCGAAGAGGCCGGCGCCTTGGCGCGCCTTCAGGAGTTTGACGGGATCGGCGAGGGGAAGGCGACGGCGACGCTCAACGCCGCACGCAACAACCGCGAGCAACTCGAGGCGGGCAACGTCACCGTCCACACCGCGGTTGCCCAGCTCGCGGAACGGTTCGCCGACCAGGCAGTCGAGCGCGACAACGCGCCGATCGACGAGCCCGTAACCACCGACACGAATCGGCTCATCCGTCTCCCGGGGAGCCTCCACGGTGGGAGCGGACTGGAGACGGTGCGACTCGAGCGCGACGAGATAGCGGGCTTCGATCCGCTAGACGATGCCGTTCCAGAGACGTTTCGGGGTCACGAGATCACGGTCGACGTCACCGACGGCGGCGAGGTCGAACTCGGCGGGGATAGTTTTACGGTCGCGGAGGGTGACCAGTCAGTACCAGAGTACGTTGCCGTGTTCTTGATGGCACGCGGCAGAGCTGAGAAGGAAAAAGAATGA